The proteins below come from a single Rosa rugosa chromosome 2, drRosRugo1.1, whole genome shotgun sequence genomic window:
- the LOC133732306 gene encoding probable glutathione S-transferase isoform X2, whose amino-acid sequence MADEVVLLGFLPSPFAARLKIALAEKGVEYEYKEEDLRSKSPLLVQMNPVHKKVPVLIHNGKPICESLIALQYIDEVWNDKAPLLPSDPGLRAQARFWADFIDKKEMIWAAKEEEHEVAKEFFDCIGVLEGQLGDKAFFGV is encoded by the exons ATGGCGGATGAGGTGGTGTTGTTGGGATTCTTGCCGAGCCCATTTGCGGCGAGGTTGAAGATTGCACTGGCTGAGAAGGGGGTCGAGTATGAGTACAAGGAGGAGGACTTGAGGAGCAAGAGTCCACTACTTGTGCAGATGAACCCGGTTCACAAGAAAGTTCCGGTTCTCATTCACAATGGCAAACCGATTTGTGAGTCCCTCATTGCGCTTCAGTACATCGATGAGGTTTGGAACGATAAGGCTCCACTGTTGCCCTCCGATCCTGGCCTTCGGGCCCAAGCCAGGTTCTGGGCAGACTTTATTGACAAGAAG GAGATGATATGGgcagccaaagaagaagaacatgAGGTAGCGAAGGAATTTTTTGATTGCATTGGGGTGTTAGAAGGACAGCTTGGAGACAAAGCTTTCTTTGGGG TGTAG
- the LOC133732306 gene encoding probable glutathione S-transferase parC isoform X1 yields the protein MADEVVLLGFLPSPFAARLKIALAEKGVEYEYKEEDLRSKSPLLVQMNPVHKKVPVLIHNGKPICESLIALQYIDEVWNDKAPLLPSDPGLRAQARFWADFIDKKEMIWAAKEEEHEVAKEFFDCIGVLEGQLGDKAFFGGETLGFVDVAVIPFYSWLSVFEKYGNCSVEAKHPKFTAWTKRCMEKESVSKSLPDQRRVYDFKVGGILTKLPIDQDL from the exons ATGGCGGATGAGGTGGTGTTGTTGGGATTCTTGCCGAGCCCATTTGCGGCGAGGTTGAAGATTGCACTGGCTGAGAAGGGGGTCGAGTATGAGTACAAGGAGGAGGACTTGAGGAGCAAGAGTCCACTACTTGTGCAGATGAACCCGGTTCACAAGAAAGTTCCGGTTCTCATTCACAATGGCAAACCGATTTGTGAGTCCCTCATTGCGCTTCAGTACATCGATGAGGTTTGGAACGATAAGGCTCCACTGTTGCCCTCCGATCCTGGCCTTCGGGCCCAAGCCAGGTTCTGGGCAGACTTTATTGACAAGAAG GAGATGATATGGgcagccaaagaagaagaacatgAGGTAGCGAAGGAATTTTTTGATTGCATTGGGGTGTTAGAAGGACAGCTTGGAGACAAAGCTTTCTTTGGGGGTGAGACTCTTGGGTTTGTGGATGTGGCAGTTATTCCATTCTATAGCTGGCTTTCTGTGTttgaaaaatatggaaattGCAGTGTAGAAGCCAAGCATCCAAAGTTCACTGCATGGACTAAGAGGTGCATGGAGAAGGAGAGTGTGTCAAAGTCTCTTCCTGATCAGCGAAGGGTCTATGACTTTAAGGTTGGGGGCATATTAACCAAGTTACCAATCGATCAAGACCTGTAA